TAACCTCTGCAAATTTTGATACTGGAGTAAAGGCATAAGGTCTTGATGTTACAGCAATTATATTTTCTGGATTAAAACGAGCTAAGAACTTTGCTGCAATTCTAAGCCTCTCGTCTATTTTTCTTACATCTAAAACATAAAGTCCTTCTGGTCTAACTCTATACACAAATTTCTCCATATACTTTGTACACGTATGAGTTCCTATGTGAACTCCAGCAGATAAGTAAGTATCTAAGGGTACTAGTAGTTCTATTACTGCACCTTTTTCTGACTTTTGTAGTTCAGCTTTTTCTTCTTCACTTAATTGACCTTCTTTTTCTTTTTCAGACATAAATTACACCTCAAATCGGTCTTGTATAATGAACTACCTCTCTTATGATATCTACATGAGATAAAAGCATTCTCCTACAACAATACCTTTTAACCCCTAAATCATCTAATACTTTACCAGGATCTTCACCTGCAGATACTCTGTTTATAAATGGTTCCCATTTATCTCCAATTAAAGCTCCGCAAGTAAAGCATCTAATAGGGATAATCATACAATTTCACCTATAAGCCTTCTGCCTCCATCTTCTAGCACTATATCTCATCCATTTCTCTGAT
The nucleotide sequence above comes from Sulfurisphaera javensis. Encoded proteins:
- a CDS encoding DNA-directed RNA polymerase subunit N, giving the protein MIIPIRCFTCGALIGDKWEPFINRVSAGEDPGKVLDDLGVKRYCCRRMLLSHVDIIREVVHYTRPI